TGGGCGACCGCGGCATCGAGGCCTCCAGCAACAAGTCCACGCCGGGCCAGGAGCCCATCTCCATCCCCGAAATCTGGAACGCGACGTTCATCGGCTCCGGCGCGGCCCCGGGCACCAACCCGACGCAGGAGGCGCTGGTGTTCAACACGGGCGCCGGCGTCCGGATGCGCAACTCCATCGTCGCCCACTGGAAGAACCAGGCGGTGGACATTGACGGCGCTGCTTCCGCGGGGCTGTTCAGCGAGGCGGGCGACGCGCGCCTGTCCTTCAAGAGCGTCTTCTTCTGGGACATCGCGGACAAGAACGACGCCATCCCCTTCGCTCCGAACCCGGTGGTGACCAACGGCACCACCACGGACCCGGACCTGACGAAGCTGGATGAGTCCAAGGTCATCTTGTCCGAGGCCAACAAGGTGACGATGAGCGACCCGCGGCTCAGCGACCCGCTGAACCTCACCGCGCCGAACTTCGCGCCCGCGGCCGGCTCCGCCGCCCTGAACGCCGACGCCACCCTCACGCCGTCCGCCGGCTTCGACACCTCCGCCCGGTTCATCGGCGCCATCGGCGCCACGGACTGGACGCGCGGCTGGACGGCCTACCCGGAGAGGTAACCGGACGCCTTCGAAGTCACGCCCAGTCGCTCCTCTCCCTGCTCGCCCTGCCGCCAGCCCTGCGCGACCTGTCCTCGCGTCCATACCGGGCTTGCCCCGGCGAGCAGGTCTCTCAAGGTTCTACGAGGCCGGATCGCCGCGCGGCCGAGGAGAGAGCGTTCATGACAGTCAAGACACAGCAGCCGTCGGGCTTCGGGCCGCCAGGCGCCCGAGGCCATACTCCTGGCTCCTCCCGGGAGTGGGAGTGGCATGGTGTCGAGTCGACGGCCCAGTGCGTGGACAGGGACCTGCGCGCCCAGGAAGCGTCCTCCTCTGACGAGGGAAGCGGCGCCATGCAGGTGGTCTCGGCCGTGCTGGGTGGAGCGCTCCTCGCGCTGGGGCTCAAGCGCCGCTCCATCGGCGGCGTGGCCCTGGCCATCGCGGGGGGTGGGCTGCTCTTCCGAAGCACCCGCGAGCGCACGCAGGCACCCCACAAGGTGGGCATCCTCTCGCGCAGCATCCGCCGGCGGCGCAGCTCGGGCTCACTGGGCGCGATGACGGTGCTGCAGCGCTCCATCACCATCCAGAAGCCCGCGCAGGAGCTCTATCGCGCCTGGCGCGCCGCGCCGACGCTGTCGCTCATCATGGGGCACTTCGCCGACGTCACCGACGTGGGCTCGCACCTCCAGCACTGGAAGCTGCGGGGCCCGGTGGGGATGAGCCTCGAGTGGGACTCGAGCATCGTCGAGGAGCACCCCGGCGAGTACCTGCGCTGGGAGGCCACCGAGGACTCGCAGCTGCCCAACGCGGGCTGGGTGCGCTTCCGCCCCGCGCCGGAGGACTGGGGCACCGTGGTGACGCTCAAGATGGAGTTCAGCCCCCCGGGCGGCCCGCTCGGCTCGGCCGTGGTGAAGCTGCTGGGCGACGCGCCTTCCGCCTTCGCGCACCGGGCGCTCCGGCGCTTCAAGAGCCTGATGGAGACCGGCGAGCTTCCGACGACCGGGCCCAATCCCGCTGCCCGCGATGGCGGCCACTCCTACTGAGGGACACGTCGATGCGAGCACTCTGCTGGAACGGAATCAACGACCTGCGCGTGGAGACGGTGGCGGACCCGTCCATCGTCAACCCGCATGACGTCATCCTCAAGGTGAAGCTGTCGACGACGTGCGGCTCGGACCTGCACTTCATCGACGGGTACATCCCGACGATGCGCGAGGGTGACGTCATCGGCCACGAGTTCATGGGCGAAATCGTCGAGGTGGGCCCCCAGGTGAAGAAGGTGAAGAAGGGCGACCGCGTCGTCGTCCCCTCCTTCATCTCCTGCGGGAGCTGCTGGTACTGCAGCCACGACCTGTACTCGCTCTGCGACAACACCAACCCGAAGGCCGAGCTCCAGGAGCCGCTGCTGGGCTACCCCACCGCCGGCATCTACGGCTACACCCATGCCTTCGGCGGCTACGCGGGCGCGCATGCGCAGTACGTGCGCGTCCCCCATGCCGACACCGACTGCTTCCTCGTGCCGGAGGGTGTGACGGACGAGCAGGCCCTGTTCCTCTCCGACGCGGCGCCCACCGGCTACATGGGCGCGGACTTCTGCGGCATCCAGCCGGGCCAGACGGTGGCCGTGTGGGGCTGCGGCGGCGTGGGACTGATGGCGCAGAAGAGCGCCTTCCTCCTGGGCGCGCAGCGGGTGATTGCCATCGACCGCTTCCCCGAGCGGCTGAAGCTGGCGCGCGAGCAGGTGGGCGCGGAGACCATCAACTACGAGGAGGTCGACAGCGTCCTGGACGTGCTGAAGGAGCTGACCGGCGGGCGCGGCCCCGACGCGTGCATCGACGCGGTGGGGATGGAGGCGCACGGGCCGGGGCTCGACTACGCGTACGACAGGGCAAAGCAGGCGCTGCACCTGCACACGGACCGGGGCCAGGCGCTGCGCCAGGCCATCCTCGCCTGCCGCAAGGGCGGCACGCTGTCGGTGCTCGGTGTCTACGGGATGATGGACAAGTTCCCCATCGGCACCATCATGAACAAGGGGCTCACCCTGCGCACCGCGCAGCAGCACGGCCAGAAGTACCTGCCGCGCCTGCTGGAGCACGCGCAGAAGGGCGAGCTGGACCCGTCGTTCCTGGTGACGCACCGGTTCCCGCTGGAAGACGCGCCGCGCGGGTACGAGATGTTCAAGAAGAAGCAGGACGGGTGCGTGCGGGTGGTGTTCCAGCCCAACTGAAGACGCGGAGCGACGCGGAGGGCGCCGGGTTATAAGTGCCCTCCGCATGGCGACGACCTTTCAAGAGCTGCTGTCTGGAGTGAAGCGCGAGATTCGCGAGGTCTCCGTCGAGGAGGTCCGCCGCCTCCTGGACGCCCGGGCGCCGGTGAAGCTCATCGACGTCCGGGAGTCGGACGAGCACGCGGCCGGCCGGCTGCCCGGGGCCGTGCACATCCCCCGGGGCTACCTGGAGCTGCGCATCGAGTCGAAGGCCCAGCGCGACGAGGAACTCGTCGTGTACTGCGCGGGCGGCACGCGCTCGGCGCTCGCGGTCCGCACGCTGCGGGAGCTGGGCTACGAGCGCGTGGCGTCGCTGGCCGGCGGGTACAACCGGTGGAGCGAC
This DNA window, taken from Pyxidicoccus xibeiensis, encodes the following:
- a CDS encoding SRPBCC family protein, with product MTVKTQQPSGFGPPGARGHTPGSSREWEWHGVESTAQCVDRDLRAQEASSSDEGSGAMQVVSAVLGGALLALGLKRRSIGGVALAIAGGGLLFRSTRERTQAPHKVGILSRSIRRRRSSGSLGAMTVLQRSITIQKPAQELYRAWRAAPTLSLIMGHFADVTDVGSHLQHWKLRGPVGMSLEWDSSIVEEHPGEYLRWEATEDSQLPNAGWVRFRPAPEDWGTVVTLKMEFSPPGGPLGSAVVKLLGDAPSAFAHRALRRFKSLMETGELPTTGPNPAARDGGHSY
- a CDS encoding zinc-dependent alcohol dehydrogenase, giving the protein MRALCWNGINDLRVETVADPSIVNPHDVILKVKLSTTCGSDLHFIDGYIPTMREGDVIGHEFMGEIVEVGPQVKKVKKGDRVVVPSFISCGSCWYCSHDLYSLCDNTNPKAELQEPLLGYPTAGIYGYTHAFGGYAGAHAQYVRVPHADTDCFLVPEGVTDEQALFLSDAAPTGYMGADFCGIQPGQTVAVWGCGGVGLMAQKSAFLLGAQRVIAIDRFPERLKLAREQVGAETINYEEVDSVLDVLKELTGGRGPDACIDAVGMEAHGPGLDYAYDRAKQALHLHTDRGQALRQAILACRKGGTLSVLGVYGMMDKFPIGTIMNKGLTLRTAQQHGQKYLPRLLEHAQKGELDPSFLVTHRFPLEDAPRGYEMFKKKQDGCVRVVFQPN